Genomic DNA from Proteobacteria bacterium CG1_02_64_396:
CAACCAACGTTGGGGCGAGGCAGAGGGCGATCAGATGTTGCGTCGGATCATCGAGCAACTGCTAGCGTTGACGACACCGACCGAATGGTTGGTGCGGATGTCGGGGCAGCGCTTTGCCGTGTTGTTTGTCGACCACGAGGCCGAGGCGATGACCCAGTTGCTGCAAGAGGGGATCAAGGCCATTGCCGCCATTGGATCCCAACATCCCGGCGCGCCCCGTTTGACCGCCTCGGCGGGGTTATCGCTGTTGCAGGATCAAGAGGATCTCGACGAGTGGATCCGTCGGACCGAAGAGGGTCTGTATCTGGCCAAGACCCTCGGCGGCGACCGAATCGAATGGGCCTAAAGAGCCACCGCTTCGATTCGGTCCACCGCCCAAAGTCAGCGACGGTCCGGGCCGTCGGGAACGTTCTCTAGAAGAGCCAGGAACGGTTCGTGTAAAACGCCGTTGCTGGCAATCAGGTGGGGCCGTTTGGTCCGGGCCTGATTTAGAATGAGGTCGACATCCTTCCGACCCGAGCAACGCCCCCCCGCCTCCTCCACAATCAAAATCCCCGCCGCGTAATCCCATTCATTCTTCGGGACCAGTGTTAGGAAGGTATCCGAGCGTCCAGCTGCCAGCCATGCCAGCTTGACGGCGATGGAGCCGGCGAAGATGGGGGTGAGGGTCGCCTCCAGGGGGGTGAAGAGCCCCTTTTTGGCTTCACTTCGGGAGAACAGGCAGGTTGACCCCGCCAGTTCGGCACGCGCCGAAACCTGGATGGGCTGATCGTTGAGCCAGGCTCCTGCCCCTTTATGAGCGTGAAAAAGCTCGTCGGTAGCAGGATTGAAAACAGCCCCAATCACAGGTTGGCCTCGTTGGGCCAAGGCGATGGAAACACCATATTCGGGAATTTGTTGGGTGAATTCCTTGGTGCCGTCGATGGGATCAACAATCCAGACCAGCTCTTTGTCGAGCCGACCGGTATCGTCGGCGGTCTCTTCGGAAAGCCATCCCGCTTCCGGCAGTAATGCGCCGAGCGCCTCATGTAGAAAGCGGTCGACCGCCAGATCGGCCAGGGTCAGGGGATCCTTGCCCGCCTCGTCTTTGTGGCTGACCCCCATGTCGTCGGGGTGTGCGTAACTCTGCACGATGGCACCGGCCTGGCGGATGATGGGGAGCAACTGCTGATGGATGGCGTGGAGATCAAGCATGGCGTCCTCGGTCGACAAAAAAAGGGGGGAGCCGACGAGCGTCGGCTCCCCCCTGAAGGTTCAAGCTAGATGTTTAGTGCTTCACATCGGCCCAGACGGCCCGTTTCCACTGCCAAGCCAGTAGAGTGAAGATGAACAGGAAACCCAACACCCATTTGCCCATCGATTGGCGGGTGAATTGAGCTGGCTCGCCTACGTAGGACAAGAAGGCAGTTACGTCGTTGGCCTCTTGCTCCAACGAGGCTGGGGTCTCGTCGCCGTTAAGGTATTCAAAATCGGCATAGGTGATGTCATCGCCGAACAACGGTTGGGGCATGGCGATGTTGTGGCCGAGGAAATAGGCGTTGAAGTTATTCCCCGAAAACTCGGCCGGAGCCTCGGTGAAGCCATTGAGAAGCGAGAAGACATAGTCCTCATTCCCATGACGGGCCCGGGTGATCAGCGACAGGTCGGGCGGAATCTTGCCATAGGAGTCTTTGGCGTCGGCCGGTTGCAGGTCGGTGATCAAGCCATCGTTCATCGCGTTCATTGCAAAGTTGTTGCGGATGGCGTCGACCTGTTCGCGGCTCAGATTGAAGGGTTCTTCCAAAAGGTTGCGCCACTTCAGGTATTTGGCCGAATGGCAGCTCATACAAACGTTGGTAAACACCGCCAGCCCACGTTTGATGCTCTGCTCGGACATATCGTTATTCGCTTGCAGCAATTCGATGTGCCCCTCCGCGGCCATGGCGCTGGGCGCAACGGCAACCGCAAAGGCGAGGGCAATCGCATGAATCAGTCGTTTCATGTCAAAGATTCTCCCTTGGCTTATGCGCTGGTCGCCGGTTTATCATCGCTCTTGCTGATCCACGGCAGGGCAATGAAGAAACCGAAGTAGTAGGCGGTGCACAGGCGGCCCAGCATGGTCAGGGTTTCGGTGGGGGGATTCAGACCGCAGTAACCGAGCAGAACCACAGCCACGAACCACAGGGCCAGGGCAATGCGGAAGACCGGACGGCGACGGCCCGAACGCTCCTTGGCCCGATCCAACCAGGGCAGCAGGAAGAGCACGGCCAGCGAGGCGCCCATGGCGATCACCCCGATCAGCTTCCAGGGGAAGGAGCGCAGGATGGCGTACCAGGGGGTCAGGTACCAAAGGGGTTTAATCTCGGCTGGGGTTTGCATCGGGTTGGCGGGGACGAAGTTGTCCACCTCCATGAAATAACCCCAACCTGTCGGGTTGTAGAAGATGAAGTAGCAATAACCGATCAGGAAGACGCCGAGCCCGAACAAATCCTTGATCGTGTAGTAAGGGTGCAAGGGAACGGTGCGGCCGGTTTTCTCCAGCTCTTTGAATTCGACCCCGTCGGGATTGTTGGAGTGGACCATATGCAACGCCTGCATATGGACGCCCACAACGGCGAAGAGCAGGAAGGGGAAGAGGTAGTGCAGTGAGAAGAAGCGGTTCAAGGTCGGATCGTCGACACCGAAGCCGCCGCGCAGCAACTCAACCAGAAAATCGCCGATATAAGGCAGCGCCCCGAACAGATTGGTGATGACCGCCGCCCCCCAGAACGACATCTGGCCCCAGGGGAGCAGGTAACCGAAGAAGGCAGTTCCCTGCATGATCAGCAGGATCACCACCCCAACGATCCACAGCAGCTCGCGCGGTGCCTTGTAGGAGCCGTAGTACATGTTGCGGCCGATGTGCATGTAGATGACAACGAAGAAGGCAGAGGCGCCGATGGCATGCATGTAGCGCAGCAGCCAGCCGTAGTTGACCTCGCGCATGATGCGCTCGACCGAGTCGAAGGCGATGGCCGCGTCAGGCTTGTAATACATCGCCAAAAAAATCCCGGTGACGACCTGAATGATCAGAACAAAAATGGCCAGAGAGCCAAAGTTCCACATGTAACTCAGGTTGTTGGGGGCAGGATATTCGGTGGCTTGGGAGCGGATCATATCGCCCACCCCCATCCGTTTGTCGACCCACTTAAACAGCGGGGTTTCCATGATTTTATCGATCATGGGTTTCTCCTATCTGGGACTGAAATCGTGAGAACTGGATCTTGGGGATCAGCCGATGAGGACGGTGGTGTCGCTCATGAACGCATACTTCATGATCTGAAGGTTGCGCGGTGCTGGGGAGCCTTCAATCACACGGCCCGCTAAGTCGTACTTGGAGCCGTGGCAGGGGCAATGCCAGCCGCCTTGCCAGTTCCCGCCCATTTCGGGGTCGCCAATCTCGGGTTTGAAGAGAGGAACGCAGCCCAGATGAGTGCAAACGGCGGAACTGATGTACCACTCGGGGCGTTGAGCGCGATAGGCCTTGACCTTCTCGTCGCCCGACAGGAACCACTCGGGGTTGTCTCCCCCCTCGGGTTCGTCGCTCATGGGGTCTTTCAGGTCGGTCCGAGCGTCCAATGTGCCGAGCATCTCCTCGGTGCGATGGACGATGAAGACCGGCTTTCCCTGCCAGGGGACCACGATCATTTGCCCCAACTCAACCAGACCGATCTCCACCTCGGTGGTGGACATAGCCAGTGTGTCCTTGGCCGATTGCATCGACCGGACGAAGGGGAAGGCCGTGGCGGCAGCCCCGGCGATGCCCACCGCACTGGTGGCCACCGCGAGGAACCTTCTCCGACCGGGATTAGGTGCCTGTTGCGACATAGGAATGACTCCTCTCCTGGGTTTTAGCCCGCCGCATCGAGGGCAATGCGGCAAAGGATATGCGCCGTTCTTACTCTGTTTTTGATTTGTGACGGCTGGGTGATGCAGGTCGGATGACCCACAATTCGATGTGATGCAAATGGCCTCGCCGTTTCGGAACGATTGCCCGCTAACCCCAAGCCCAACCATCCCCCTCCCGAAGCGACCGAAGGGGACGATTATTAGAAGACTTGATGGGCGGGTTCAATGTTTTTCTGGCCACTTACCATCCCATCGGTAGTGTTTCACTCATTTAGAACATAAGCATATTAGGAAACTCGAAACAACCAAAAAGACCGCATTTTTAATGATGATAATCGTCCTGGGCTCTTTTCGACTCGGCGTCTCATTCTTCATAAATAGTCTGTTTTTGGGGGGTCTTGACAGCCTTCTGGGGCCTCCGTAGTCTTCCGGCCCTTTTGGAGCTAGGCCGAAGTGGTGGAATTGGTAGACACGCCATCTTGAGGTGGTGGTGGGTTCGCTCGTGCCGGTTCGAGTCCGGCCTTCGGCACCATCCAGAAGGTTCAACGGGTCCAACCCGTTTACAGAGAACCCCGCAGACTTCCCAGTCTTGCGGGGTTTTTTGTTTTAACTCAGACCAATCGGCATCGCCGGTTGGATGTTCCTGCGTGGATCCCCACTCGCGGGTGGATTACCCTATCGCCCGGCGAACGATACGAAGGAACAGATGCCTCACCGCCGCCAACGGTAGCGAGGTGATCGATCAGCGATACGAGAGAGGGCGGGGCATGACCGGAAAAGTCGGCATCATCGGTGGCGGCAACATGGCTGAAGCCATCATCTGTGGCCTTTTGAACAAGCGGGTCCTGACCCCCGAGCAGATCATCGTCAACGAAATCATCCCCGACCGCCGCAACCATCTGCGCAAGCAATACGGGATCGACGTACCCCACACCATCGGCAAGTGGGTGGGGGAGGTCGACTTGGTCATGGTGGCGGTCAAGCCGCAGCAGGTCCCCACCGTGATGAAGAGCCTCAGCCACCGGGTGAGTGATGGCCAGACCCTGGTCTCCATCGCCGCCGGTATGCCGGTCGACCGGATGCGCGGCGATCTGGGTCGTCCTCAGCAGCCCTTCATTCGGGTTATGCCCAACACCCCCGCGTTGGTGGGTGAGGGGATGAGCGTCATGTTCGCAAGTAAAGAGGTGACTGCCGCTGTCAAAGCCCAGGTCACCGCTTTGCTGCAGGGGATCGGCAAGGTTGCCGAGGTCGAATATGAAGGGTTGATGGATGCGGTGACGGCGGTGTCGGGCAGCGGACCTGCTTTTGTGTTTATGATGATCGAGGCGCTGGCTGATGCCGGGGTGCGCGAGGGGTTGTCGCGGGAGATGGCCCTTCTACTGGCCAACCAAACCGTGCTGGGCTCGGCCAAGATGGTGCAAGAGACCGGGCGTTCCCCAGGGTTGTTGCGCGAGCAGGTGACCAGCCCCGCCGGAACCACCGCCGAGGGGATTGCCGCCCTTGAGGCCTTTGGACTGCGCCACGCGATTTTCGAGGCGGTTCGGGCAACGAAAAACCGTTCCATCGAACTGGCCAAGGGTTAAGCCATGTTTCTGATCGCCAATCTGCTTGACGCTCTGGCCTCGATTCTTGAACTGGCCTTGACGATGTACATGTGGCTGCTCATCGGGCGGGCGATCCTCAGCTGGGTGCAGCCCGACCCCTACAACCCCATCGTGCGCTTTCTTTTTCAGACCACCGAGCCGGTGTTGGCGCCGATCCGCCGTCGCCTGCCGGTGGTGAGCGGTCTGGATTTCTCGGTGTTGGCGGTCATCTTCGCGATCATCTTTTTGCAAAGTGCGGTGATGCGCTCCCTGCACCAATTTGCTTACAACCTGGGGCATTGAGGACGATGTCGGTCCAACGCAACCCCGATGGCAGCGTCACCCTGGTGGTGCATGCTCAGCCGGGGGCCAAACGGACCGAGCTGGCCGGGTTGCACGGTGAGGCCGTGAAGATCCGGGTCGCCTCCCCGCCGGTGGACGGCAAGGCCAACGCCGCGTTGATCGCCTTCCTGGCCAAGCTTCTAGGGGTGCGAAAGGGTGATGTGATCCAGACTGCGGGGCAGACCTCGCGCGAAAAGCGTTTTCGCATCGAAGGGGTCGACGATGGGGCGTTGATCTGTTTTCAAAACGCTTTAAGCGGGCTCGAAATATGAGGGCCTCGCGCTTCGGCCTCATCGCTTGGCGCCGGTTGTTGCGACGCCTGGGCGAACGCCGTCTGACAGCGGCGCTGCTGCTCTGTTTGCTTGGCAGCACTTGGTTTTCGGGCGCTCTGAGCCACACCCATCCGGTCGATACCAGCGATGCCGGGTGCTGGGTTGAACAGCTTCAAGCCCACGTCGGCCCCACCCCGGTTGTTGCCCCTTTGGCGCTGGCCCCTGTGGCCCCGCCGATTCAAAACGACCTTCCCTGCGTTGCTCTGCCTCGCATTCGGCATGGGGCCACCCCCTATCGCTCCCGCGCACCGCCCGCCTCTTCCTGAGATTTTCCACTGAAAACGCCACCGCCCCTGGGTAATGCCCGTGGGGCGGTCCGTCATGGGTAAAAATCCAAGCAGAGGTTTTCGATGAACAAGCTGCGTTTTGCACCAGCCATCCGGCTGGCGTTGGTGTGCGCCGTGGGGGCCATGGGTACCCAG
This window encodes:
- a CDS encoding cytochrome b, whose product is MIDKIMETPLFKWVDKRMGVGDMIRSQATEYPAPNNLSYMWNFGSLAIFVLIIQVVTGIFLAMYYKPDAAIAFDSVERIMREVNYGWLLRYMHAIGASAFFVVIYMHIGRNMYYGSYKAPRELLWIVGVVILLIMQGTAFFGYLLPWGQMSFWGAAVITNLFGALPYIGDFLVELLRGGFGVDDPTLNRFFSLHYLFPFLLFAVVGVHMQALHMVHSNNPDGVEFKELEKTGRTVPLHPYYTIKDLFGLGVFLIGYCYFIFYNPTGWGYFMEVDNFVPANPMQTPAEIKPLWYLTPWYAILRSFPWKLIGVIAMGASLAVLFLLPWLDRAKERSGRRRPVFRIALALWFVAVVLLGYCGLNPPTETLTMLGRLCTAYYFGFFIALPWISKSDDKPATSA
- a CDS encoding ubiquinol-cytochrome c reductase iron-sulfur subunit: MSQQAPNPGRRRFLAVATSAVGIAGAAATAFPFVRSMQSAKDTLAMSTTEVEIGLVELGQMIVVPWQGKPVFIVHRTEEMLGTLDARTDLKDPMSDEPEGGDNPEWFLSGDEKVKAYRAQRPEWYISSAVCTHLGCVPLFKPEIGDPEMGGNWQGGWHCPCHGSKYDLAGRVIEGSPAPRNLQIMKYAFMSDTTVLIG
- a CDS encoding pyrroline-5-carboxylate reductase, coding for MTGKVGIIGGGNMAEAIICGLLNKRVLTPEQIIVNEIIPDRRNHLRKQYGIDVPHTIGKWVGEVDLVMVAVKPQQVPTVMKSLSHRVSDGQTLVSIAAGMPVDRMRGDLGRPQQPFIRVMPNTPALVGEGMSVMFASKEVTAAVKAQVTALLQGIGKVAEVEYEGLMDAVTAVSGSGPAFVFMMIEALADAGVREGLSREMALLLANQTVLGSAKMVQETGRSPGLLREQVTSPAGTTAEGIAALEAFGLRHAIFEAVRATKNRSIELAKG
- a CDS encoding YggU family protein; its protein translation is MSVQRNPDGSVTLVVHAQPGAKRTELAGLHGEAVKIRVASPPVDGKANAALIAFLAKLLGVRKGDVIQTAGQTSREKRFRIEGVDDGALICFQNALSGLEI